The window TGTATTGCTGAAGGACCGCGTCGATGCCGGTGAGCGTTTCCTTGGCCGTCGGCGTGTCTTCGCGTCGGATCATCGGCCGGATGATAGCCTTGAGATGCTTCGTTGGATGATCTGGAAGACGAGCATCCTCCTCTGACAGGAGGCCTTCCTTCCGAAGCAGTTCCCGGTAGCGATGGCGTTCGCTCATCAGCTCGTCGATGGCTTGGAGGTATACCCGGTTACTGAGCTTGACACGCTCGTTCTCCTCCTCGAGTGCGTGGTAGTCAGCATACTGCTGGCTTTCCCGACGAAGTTTCCGGGCCAATATCCGGTTGTCCTCACGGGCCATGTCCAAGGCCTGCTGTGTCGGCGTCCGGCCTTCGCGAGGCACACTCCAGTCGTTCGCGTGCTTTTCGTCATCGGTCAGATGTGGGTCTGTACGCTCCCAGTCTTTACCGGCTGCCGCAGCCGTGAGTTCCATAGCCTCCTGTGTACTCTCACGGAGCGTATCGTCGGTGTCGAGACCACGAGGAGAAGCAGGAGTGCGTCCGTGTTCGTCCTGTTCTGCGGCATAGCCATTTTCGACGGAGTCGCCGGACACTGCATCGGGATTTCGGACAGGTGGGTCAGTGTGGGCTGTGGGCGAGGGAGGCTCTGGTGCCGGCGTCGCATCGCCACCAGAGGCGCTGGATGGCTCCGTGTCGGCTTTACTGCCGGCGGATGGGGAATCAGTCGCCAAGCCATCTGAAGCGTCGCCAGCGCCGCCAGCGTTGCTCAGACCAGTTCCCGGGTCAGCCGCAGCGGCGTGGCCCGAAGATTTCGATGATTCGTCGAAAGAAGTCGATGCATCAGTTGCCTCGCGTGTCCCGTTCGAAGATGACCCGCCGAATTTCTTCCCATTGGCGGAGGGCAATTCGTAGTAGTCGTCCACACGGAGCAGAGCCCGTGCAATAGTGACATCCCCGTATGTTGACCCCGAGCTGTAGTGACGCCGGTCCCATTTCTCTCGATACAGACCGGAATCGCGAAAGAGGGCGTCCATCTGAGCAGGGTCTTTACCCGTCCAGAAAGCCAGGTAGTGAGCCATTGCCATGTCGGCTTCAGATTGAGAGGGGTACTCTGCTTGTGGTGACCCCCACATCGAGCTATCGCCATCGTAGAGGCGCCGTCGACGACTGCCCCCCTTCGCGTCGAACATCTTGATGAGTATCTCCTCGTCCGATAGCTCAACGCCCGGCCCGGCAAGGTCGTCGAACGTTTTCGGGATGACCTCCGGAAGATACCGAGCATCGACTCTTGCCAGTGCGTCTCTCACAGCCGATGCTTCGATGGTGTCGAGGTCATCACCGTATCTGTCTCGAAGCGATTCTGACTCGTGCTGTCCGCCAGAGGCGGAAGATGAATCAGCTTCGTTTCCACCGTTTTTTGATATATTCGACGCGGCTGCAGTATCTAGACTCGTCTGTCCGTCAGAGTCGATACCACCTCGGATGAAATCTCGGTGAACGGCTTCTATGTCATCTTGACAGGTGCGTATTTCCAGGGGTGTTCCATCGACGTGCTCACCGGTCACAGTGAAGTAGCGGTCGGAGTCATACATTTCGACCCTGCCTTTCCGATTCCCACCATCGGGAAGCTCACCACCGACGAGGATATGCACGCCAGTTCCGGAGGGCGAGACTTCGGTGTAGGAGTCCAGTCGGTCGATGATATCTTCAGCCCATTCTTTGAGTTCGCCGGTGTCGGCATCACGGCATTTGTCGAGATCGACGCCGGTGATGGAGACATTCTCGGTAAACACAAATCCGAGGCCGTCGGAGTTGACGCGACTGTCGCCGTGGGCTGCAACTGCTTGCTCGAAATCCCGGCGCTGGTTCGGGTCGGTGACATCCAGATTCGGGCTGCCACTGGTCCGATACGGTTTCGTCGGGATTTTGGTAGGTTTCCCGTCTCGCTCCCCCTCTCGCCAGCAGATCCAGTTCTCGATGGGACGGATTTCTTCGGGTATTTCCTCGTCTCTAACGTCGATTATCGGCATGGTTTGAGTTGGTATTGTTCCGGCGCATACGCCTCCGTCACCGAGGCGTGACAAACCGGTTTCAGGGTGGATGGAACACTACGAGATGAAACCGATAGACTGCACGCGATTTCACTGCTGTATCGACTCCGTCCCCACCCAACACTATGATAAATCAATTCGAGAATGGCTAATGGAGGCAGGAGAGCGCTCGATAGCTCCTCTAGGTATGCTCTCGTCGACGGGCACCACCCTAACGCCCCCTCATTTCCAATATTGGCATTAGAGTGGTTCAGACCCTGTATTTCTGCACCTGCCCACTTTTCAACCACCCTTACGCCTTGCGCGGATTTTGTCGCAAACCGATTTCCAGACGCAGGGAAGTTTGGAATCCGAGTGTCGAGAGAGGCCCAATTAGGCTCTAGGCCATTTTGCACACTTTTTGTCTCCGTCAACAGTGGTCGGGTGTCTTCAGAGAGGTATTCCTGCGGTAGGAACTCTCTACCTGCCGTGCGCGGAACGCGCACTTTCTGCGCAAATGGATCCACGCGGTTACTCGAGTTCACGGATCAATTCCCGTCCGCCGGCGAACTCCCAGTCACTGTTTTCGCCCCAGATTTCAGCGTTCAGATCTTCGTAGGTCAGCCCCTCTCGCTTGGCAGGGAGTTCCCCAATTCGCCCTGCGTTCGATAGGGCTCGAACAATCTCCCAGGCAACCGAGATATTCGGCACTATCCAGACTTTTCGCTCGGCCGCAACCGCGTTGTAATCGTCGAAGTGTTTGACGATGAGATAGGGGGGACTGTTCGATATGGCCTCACCAATGAGAGCCAACCGTTCACCGTCATAGGCCGCGAGGTCAGGCTTGGCAGCCCCATCGTCGATCAGCGAATATTTGCTGATGAAGTACTGGTTGGTTCGGTCGTTCGCGAGCGACCGTGCTAAGGCCTCTACCAGTACCTTGTGGACGGTCTTCTCATTCACATCTCCCTGGTTCTCTCCAGTAGCGACGGATGCACCACAGGCCATCTGCCCGTCACCAGTGACAGTGTAGTAAATCCGGCTCAGGTCTTCGTGCACCTCAAGATAGCCGAGGTCCTCCAGCTTCTCTAAATCTATATCAGAGAACTGATTTTTGATTGCTGCCATCGAATCGAGGATATCGAACGTGGGATGTCGACCGTTGACCGTGGTAACGACCTCGGTGAGGAACCTCCGTTCGTCAACTGACAGGGTCGTGTCGATTTCTGAATCGGCATTGGGACCACCATCGGGAGATTCACCTTTGCCCCCCGAATCGGCCTTCTGCTGATTCGGAACCGGCTCTGAGTCTGGTTTGGTTCCTGCGGAATCGGCAGGTGGGCGGGTGGCCCTGGTGGTGCTCGATTTGGTCGCGTCCAAGTCGTCGACGAGATCGTCTGTTGGTACCGGTCGAGGATGGGTGCCCCCATCGTCTTCGTCTCCGTCTTCTCGAGGTTTCGAGGCCGACCCCTTCTCGTTACGTTTAGCAGTAGGTGAGCGCCCACCGCCAAGTGAGGTGCCGAGATTGTTCGTCGCGCCGCTGTCGCCACTAGAACCGGAGGTGGCGGGGGACTGCGGAAGACCATCTGGCGTTACAGACGGACCGGATGGTTCTGCCTTCGCGTTCGAGACTTGCTGTGCCGATGGTTTCGTGTTGCTGCCCGGCAACAGACAGTAGTCATCACGAGTTCGCCGTGACATTTCATCGGCTGCATCGCTGTACAGAATCCCATATGGAGAGACTGTCTCTGTAGTCACAGGGTCGCCCGAAGCGGTGTGGCCGGCTGGAATGTCTACAGGGAGGAGCGTCACCAGCTCAGGAATATCGGTCATGAAGCCTGTATCGGGTAGTTGTGCGACCCACTCGCCACGCGGAAGCGACGTGATTCGGTCCACGAGCTCTTCAGACTCGATACCTTCGTGGAAGAGGGTCATGACAAGTTCGTCGTCGACAGCCAGTTTCCCGATGAGTTTGGTGTTGATATTGCGAAGAATCTCTTTGTAGCTCGCGACGTCCAGCGCGTCGGCTTTCACCTGTTCAGCGAAGTGGACGATGACCTCCATCGCGAGCCCGAACTCTCGTCCGTCTGGAATCATATCGTCCCGGACCAGTTCGGACTGGAGGAGGGGTGCTGCCTCGTCGATGATCAGGTTGATTACGTAGTCGTCACGCACACTGGGCGTTTCACCGATTCGGTGGCGTAGCCGTGCCCCACTCCAGATATAATCCAGCAGCATGAACGTGAACAGGTTGCTCGAAGCTGGCCGTAGGTCTCCAGTGTCGATGAGGACCACGCTCCGTGAGTCCAGCAGGTCCTGGATGTCGAACATTGGCGACTGGTCAGCGTAAGCCCCGGCCTCGTCGTCCCACTCGGGCACGAAATTCAGGATTCGCCAGATGAAACTCCTCTCAGCGAGCTTCGTAATCCGGTTCATCACGGCGTCGATAGACGTCTGGAAGCGCTGTTCGTCGGCATGGAGATGACGGGACAAAGTGAGACGGAGTGTATCGTCGCTCACCTCCGGTATCTCGCCTTCCTGCATTTCGAAAGCAGCCTTCAGGAGGTCCTCTATCGGCCAGGCATCGCGGCCATGTTCGGGGTCGAAGAGTGCTTTGATTAGGTTGTTGAGGATCTCTTGTGCCACGAACGCTTGCTGCGTCAGCTCGCTCCCGAGAACGTACACTAGGAGCTCGTTGTAGCGGTCGATTTTCTCTTGGACTGCGACGGTTCGACTCACGCCTGCAGCCAGCTGGGGTCGAATATCGAAGTAGGGGAACGCGAGTACTTCTTCTTCAGGGCCGGGGACTGGGAGATGAATGACGTTGTCCAGAGAGCCGAATTTGTGGAAGTGGGCCCGTTTGTACTCCTCGCTCATTGAACCACCTTTCTTGTCGAAGATGAACGTCGGCCCGTCGAATGCCTCGTAGGCGCTGAGGGCATCGTTGATCATCGCGGTCGTCTTCCCGCCACCCGTCGTCGCTGCTCGGAGAATGTGATGGGTGAGTTGCTCTGCGGACAGTCGAATCGGGATATCGGGCCGGTTTTCGACGGCCGTTTCTGCACTCCCGATGTGCATCCCAGTGTCGTATTTCGACAACATATCCTCGTCAGTCGCTGTAAGCGGCGCTCGTGCATCCGGCGAGCCGCCAGATGACCCCCGACTCGCCCGAGGCAACGCATCCGTACTTGGAGCGACCACGAAGTTCGCTAGCTCATCAGGAGAAACAACGATGATAGGAGACCGATTGCTCAAGAGCCCGCTCAGCGCACTCTCTCTGTTCTGCCGTGCGTGGCATAGTTGCGAGAAGGGCTTGTCACTCTGATCGAGTATCTTCCCCTCAATCCCATAATATGGACCTGATAGGCTAGTGAACGCGTTCGAGATACTCTGGACGGTATCTGGGTCAGAGGCAGCCCGAAGCGTCAGGTCGAACGTCGTTGTCGGTTGCTTGTGGTCGATCTGGGCCATCCGAGAGCCCGTCGTTTTCTTGGAATCGCCATCGTTGAGCGTCCCGCCGACTTGCTCAGGGATTTCTCCTCGGTGGAGATTCTGCCGTTCTTGGTCACTGCTTCCGAAGAGCTGTCGGGACATCTCGTTGGTCGCTGCAGAGAGTGCCCCGTAGTTGCCCATCTTGAGGTCGCGTTTGTGTTCCTCAGCCTCGTCGGTCCAGTCCTTTCGTGGAGAGAAGACGGCCTGAAACACGAACGGGTCGTCAGTGTGAACTGCCTGCTCCAGCAAGACACTCAGAGGAGAGCGGTACTGGTCATTGACGTCCATGTCGATATCGCTGAACGGCTGAATGAGCGTCATCCAGTCGAGTCCCTTTCGCGGGACACCCTCCCACTGGACTATGGCGGGGCGTTTCTCTGGTGGCACCTCTCGCGGACGCAACGGGACGCCGTCCAAGTGCAGTGACTGCTCTGCTTCGTCAGGTGTTGGCTCGTTGCCCCCACCGATTTCGTGATGCTCGAAAACCGAAGGGTCAGCGAATCCATCGAGCCGTTCGAGATCTTCGATGTCGTCTAGGGCAGCGATTCGTTGACCGCCGACCTGGGCATTACCGTCGTTCGAAGCGAACGCCGCGACTTGGTTGAACGGGACGATCTCGAACTCGAAGCTTTCCGGGTATATTGCCCGCACGTTAGCGGCGAGGTTCTTGAACGAGGTCGCATCGTAGGGTGTCGCAGAAAGATAGAAGTCGAAACGCTTCGTCGCCCGGGGTTTGTGGATGATGAACTCGAACGTCTTATCGTAGTTCTTCAGTCCGAAAGTGGAGAGGAGATTGAAACGCGAGGTGTTGGTGACACCAGCCCGGTACAATCCAAAGAGCCCACTCACCACGTTCCCGGGCGTCACTTGCTCACGGGCTGGGGAGATATGGATATACGGGCGTGCTTCGATTGGGTCCCCGAGGGCTTTTCCAGGGCCGATGTCATCCGTTGCTGGATCATACGGCTCGATTTTCTCCTCATTCTCCCTCTGCTCATCAGAGAGGTCGACAGAGTCGTCACCATCTTCCTCATCAGCTGGCGCTGGTAGATTCCGTTCCTCGCTCCTCTGCGCGTTCGTGAAACGCCGAGGAGACTCGGAATCAGCGGCTGAGCGGTCAGGACCATCCGATACATGAGAGTCAAGCTTCTTGGCGCGTCGGACATCAATGCCCTTGCCGCTGAATATGCCGTTGTACCCACTATTTGGATCGCCGCCGGCGCTCTCATTGTCGTCTGGCGAGGGCGTCACAGCGCCCACCCAATCCTGTTGGGTTTGAACCAGCTTTCACTGGGCTGTGTAACACTCGAATTCTTGCACCAGATGTTGTTCTGTCGGTGGATTTCGGTTTCAATCATTACTGTAGTATGTCAGTCACAGTGTGAGTGCTGAGACTGCTCGATAATGCCCACAGAAGTGCAAGGCCTCGGTGTCCGGACCTCGTGAGTGGGCTTCGCTGTGATTATACTCGGTACTGCACTCTGGATGATGGCTGAATCCCAGCTCTCGGCTGGTTACGATTACGCCCCTCCAGCGATGTATTCGAGGAGGCCGATGACGGTGTTCATGCCGAAGTAGAACAGCGTGAGTGCAGCTCCACCGATACCGATTTTCATGCCATTTTCAGCTCGATCGCTGTTCTTGCGGGCAGTGAAGTAGAGGACACCACCGGCAGCGAGCGCGATGAGACCCACATAGCGGAGGCCAGTCATCACGACATCGTACATGTTGTTCAGGATTCCTTCGAAGTTATCTGTGCCTGCATCGCCAGTGACGTCATCAGGATCGCCACCAACCTCCTGTGCAGCCACCGGGGCCACCATCAGGGGGACGAGTACTAGCAGTGCGATAAGCGCCGTGGAGATGCTCTTGACCGGTTGGGATGTTCGGAGGATATTCATTTTCCCGTCCTTCTTTAGGAGAGTCGATATGATAAACAAAAGTAAGTTGCAACTATTGTAATATTACAAAACGCCACTCTTACCCTGCTGATAGTGTTGATTTAGTGTGGAAATGCTTAATACTTCATTGCGCTAAATGGGATGCCATACACACGCACCCTCCTAAGCGCGATGTGTTACCCGGAGCGATAGATGTCAGCAAACACCCGAAAAGCAGACTCCAACGCTGAACAGAAAAAGACTCCACGCTATCAGAATATTCCACTGAAGCCGGACACGTACGCGAGAATGACGGCCTTCAAGCACCGGAATCCGCTGGTCAATCGGTCGTACGACGAAGCGCTCAACGAAATCCTCGACTCGATGAAGTTCCCGCAGAGTGAAGAACTGCAGAGTCCCCATCTGCCGATCGGACTCTCAGATATAGAGGACGACAGCGAATAGCGACAATCGCTGTGGAACATCAGGCGTTTTTGAATCCTCCATCGGAGGCAATTCTCGAAGATAGTGATGAATGCAGAGGGAGATGTCAGCGGGACCACTCTGTTTCTTTCAGATTGTTTCTGTCAAATCAGCTGCTTAGCGTGCCTGCCTACTGATTGCTGAGAATTCTATCAACTTTCGGACGTTTTCTGAAAGCCAGGCAAGATATAGGGCGCGTATCTGTTACCGAGAATCCAATCGAACTGCTCCAGAAGTTCACTGAACCGGCAAAGGACTACCTTACGAGTGAACTGAGTGAGAAAGCCTGCCGATTTGTGTCCATCTTTGAATCCCCTGCCACGCCCCGCCGGCGACGAGACCGCCCCACACAAATCCAGCACCATGCGCGAAAATATTCGTGAACGTCCCATCACTGACAGGGTTAGCTGGGAAAAGCCCAACGATGACCGCCAGCAGCACGATACCTACCCCGATAGCCAGCCGTAGTTCTGTCCACCATGCTTCTCGTCGGTCCCAAGCGTCTCGCCACGATACCGCACGGAGCAGCAACACCCAACTGAGTGCGAGACCAAACGCGGCGAGGGCAGTCACCCACACATCAATCCAGCCGGCATATATCACTGAAAGTTCCCAGAGCATGAGCAATACAGCCATCTGCCCAACAGCCTGTGTCACAGCGAGTCCGCCCTCTCGGTTCACCCACACTAGGAACGCAACAAAGACCAGCCCCGCGAACCCTGCCACTATACCGGAAAACCCACGTTCAACCGGCGTCGCCGCCGGCGCGAACCACCCGAGCAACACATAACTTGAGGGACTCACGAGCACTGGCAGGACCGTCAAGAACGCCACAGTCGATACCCAGAACCACCGCCGGGCGTTGAGTACCCGACAGAGGATGTACGCCACTCCGGCGATAGCGGCGAACCCACCGATGTTCTGAAGCAGATGGGCCCACCCGTTGTGCACGTAAGCATGCGTCCACAGGGTCCAGAGAACGAACGCCCCGTGATCGAAGGCTAGCTGGGCTCGCACACTCGATGGGACGAGTACGTGGATGCCCACGAGCACCCACGCGAGCAGGCTTAGAAGACCGGCGTCAACGACCAACCGGTGGTCAACGGCGTCGTGCATGGGTGTCAGAACGTTAGACCACTCCACAGATAGTCACCTCCAGAGACAGTGAGTTGATCCATACTGACACTTTTCGAGACTTGATGTGCCTGTGGTAACCGCAAGTACGGTTCGAGTTGAGCATCGACAGACCGGTATATGCACACCAGACATATAATGCGGAATTACTGTTTAAGCACCGTTGACGGGTGTTTGTGGCGACTAAGACCGTCTTGGTCGTGGCCAAATGGGTGCCACTGCGAGCAGTCACGCTCAAGTAGGTGCCATGCGGTATATCAGACGTATATGGCAGAGCTGCCTGCCGAGTTCCGGGAACAATACGACCAGAAGGGCGATACCTTCGAGACGATTGCCGAGATCGTCCTCACGAGTCACGGGCGGCAATTCACAGCGGATGACATCGCTGCCAGGGTCGAACCCGAACGGGAAGCGGTCCGGCAACATCTCAAGACACTCGAAGATGATGGCTGGATCGACGGTGCTGATGGCCCCAAACGGTATACCTGGAACACGCAATATCACAACCCAGCAGAGCAGCAGGCCATTGAGGCTGTGGGGTCGGTCACTGACGACGCCCTTGCACTCGCTTCACGAGCAACTAACAGTGTCCCAGAATTCTTTGCTGTTGTCGCGATACTCGGCGTGGTGACGGGGATGGTGTCAGGTGTGACTGCAGTGGTCGCCATCCTGCTGCCAGTGGGTACAGGAACCCCGCTTTCGTACGCGGCCATCGGGGGTGGCTACGCGCTCGGTGGGCTCCTCACGCTAGGGTTAGTCTGGCTTGCGGTCCAATGGACGCGTCGTCAGTCCTAAGACAGTCAGAAACCCCAACTCTGTGACTGCTATGTCTCCTCCACTGTATTTGATTCCAAGCGGAAAATCGAGTTTGAATCGCAGTCGGGTGGCGGCTTCAGGCGTATTGAGTCCGTCTGGAACGGCTTTCAGTGGTGGATGATCGACCGAGAGGCCATTACGGCGGTGCTGCGGATCTGATTCCGTCACAAAGATGGCGGCGGAATAGCCGCTCAGCACGTGTGCGCATTTATCGGTGCAGGCTGTGTACCATCTCCCGTATGCCTGAAGAAGTCCTGTTCAAATCAGAGAGCGACCAGAGTCGAGAAGAGATTGCATCGTACCTCCGGAAAGTCGCGGACAATCTCGATAGCGGCAAGGCAATCAACCTGAAGGAAGGCTCCGATTCTGTGACGCTAAATCCACCTGCCCGACCGACCTTCGAAGTCAAAGCTGAACGCGAAGGTCCGGCTGGCAACATGACTGAACGAAGTATCGAGTTCGAACTCGAATGGGACGAAAACGACGCTGGAGACGATAGCGGAAGTGGTCAGTTAGAAATCGAGTAGCCATTCCGACCGCACGCTGAGCAGTTGACTCAGAGGGATTTGCGGTGACCAATGAAGCCGCTGTGCTGAACTCACTCTCTTCATAGGGCGAAAGGCCGCTAACCACTTCTACAGCAGGATATAGGCGAATACACTGAACAGATTCCCGCCTATCGAGGTAGCAATCATTACCAGCCCGAGAGTCACCCCAGTATTGCTCTTGAGCGATCCGACGCGCCCGATATGTCCGAAGGCCCACGCAGTGATGCCAATGATGAATATCGCCAGGCCCAGATGATAAAGCAACCCACTGAGCGCTTCTGAAAGGAGTATCAGATCATTCTCTCCCGATGCGGAGAGAGATGCCCCATACGGCCAGCCATCGGGCAGGAACTCAGTCCCCATGACGAATCGGATGGTAGCATAGAGGGCTTCGACGCCGATGATAACCAAGTGGCCCAGAGCACCAGCAATGGCCATCCCACGGAAGCGAACTTGTCTCCCGGGATCTCGGGTTGCACTCACCCAACCGACGAGACCGACGATGAGCGCGATAAGCGTCCCGTAGTATCCGAGCACGTTAGCAATCGTCGCAAGCGCTTCAGCAGGTGCCACAAGGCCGTCGACGCTAGACATGGAGTTGCCTCACGACACTGGTCAAATCACAGCAACCGGATTCGGTCGTCATTGGGGTGCCTCTCTCCTGCTGATGTATTTTCGCCACCAGAAGGCCAAGAGACCGAGCGCAATCCATTCGACGAACATGAGGACGCTGCCGATAGCCGCCTCAAGATACCGTTCAACGGTCCCCGTTGCTCCCCAGCCGTCGTACGAATAGGGCGCCATGTAGGTCGTGAAATCACCCTCGAAATATCGGCCATCACTACCAGCCAGATCATCGCCAGAATACGAAGCGCGAAGATATGGCCCATCGAGCGTCGTCCACGCTTCACCGTCTCCATTCGTCGTAACGGACTCGTCGACGGCGCCGCTAAGTGCAATCTCGCGGTTCGGTATTGGATTTCCATCGGGATCGGTTAACCGGAGGAGGACACGCCTGTCGCTCGGGTCGTCTCCCGGTACGGTGTCGGCAACGACCAGTTCTGAAAGTTCAGATGTCACGATATGGGCGTCAATATTCGCATCCGGAACCTGGGTATCGAAGACCGTCGAGGCCCGAACATTCAGCGCTTCGTCGACTCTTGCATCTCGTGGCCTGAATTCCCCTTCGAGCCTCTCGAACAGATACGTCGGTGAACCGTTGGCTTCGTCGACGACACCTGCGGGTAGCTCTGTTCCCGGAATTTCCTCGTCAATCACGGTAGATTCCTCAATCCATAGGCCACCGTACTCACCATCTGGCCCGTAGGCAGCGGACACGGACACGTTACCGACGCTCGTCACCGAATGGACGAGCGCAGGCCAAGCGTCACCCTGAGTGTGAGTAACGGGATATGTCTCGCTATCACTACCGCTCCGTTCCTCGACGTGTGTGGTCTGTGATACCCCGTAGAATCGCCACGGTGAATCAACACTGAAACTGGCATCGCCAATTTCGAGTTCGATCGAGCTCCACGGAGCGCCAGTGAGGTCCTGGTCCCCATCCCATTGCACGATTGTCCGGTCCGATTCGACACCGTCGAGGACGGTGACATCTATCTCAAGACCCGACGCGTCTGCGTCGATGATAGTTACCGGGACGGAGTGACTTCGAGTCAGCGTCCGGGTATAGCTCTGAGAGCGTTCATATTCACTGCATCGGCTACTCCGTACACCCCACCGAGCTTCGACCTCGGACTCGACTTCTAGAGTCGCGGTGAGCTCGTATTCACCGGGGGAGAACTCAGGGGAACGGTCTCTTCCTCCATCGGTCGCCATCCAGATGCCTTCCTCATTTTCAACGAGTGCGGAGTCACCATCGTAGCCGGGCCTGTCCAAGGAGACGGAAGTGACGGTCGCACTCGAATCGACGAGGTCGAACTCAGCCCATCGAGTCCGGGGATACCTGTGCGTATGCGT is drawn from Halomicroarcula saliterrae and contains these coding sequences:
- a CDS encoding ATP-binding protein; protein product: MTPSPDDNESAGGDPNSGYNGIFSGKGIDVRRAKKLDSHVSDGPDRSAADSESPRRFTNAQRSEERNLPAPADEEDGDDSVDLSDEQRENEEKIEPYDPATDDIGPGKALGDPIEARPYIHISPAREQVTPGNVVSGLFGLYRAGVTNTSRFNLLSTFGLKNYDKTFEFIIHKPRATKRFDFYLSATPYDATSFKNLAANVRAIYPESFEFEIVPFNQVAAFASNDGNAQVGGQRIAALDDIEDLERLDGFADPSVFEHHEIGGGNEPTPDEAEQSLHLDGVPLRPREVPPEKRPAIVQWEGVPRKGLDWMTLIQPFSDIDMDVNDQYRSPLSVLLEQAVHTDDPFVFQAVFSPRKDWTDEAEEHKRDLKMGNYGALSAATNEMSRQLFGSSDQERQNLHRGEIPEQVGGTLNDGDSKKTTGSRMAQIDHKQPTTTFDLTLRAASDPDTVQSISNAFTSLSGPYYGIEGKILDQSDKPFSQLCHARQNRESALSGLLSNRSPIIVVSPDELANFVVAPSTDALPRASRGSSGGSPDARAPLTATDEDMLSKYDTGMHIGSAETAVENRPDIPIRLSAEQLTHHILRAATTGGGKTTAMINDALSAYEAFDGPTFIFDKKGGSMSEEYKRAHFHKFGSLDNVIHLPVPGPEEEVLAFPYFDIRPQLAAGVSRTVAVQEKIDRYNELLVYVLGSELTQQAFVAQEILNNLIKALFDPEHGRDAWPIEDLLKAAFEMQEGEIPEVSDDTLRLTLSRHLHADEQRFQTSIDAVMNRITKLAERSFIWRILNFVPEWDDEAGAYADQSPMFDIQDLLDSRSVVLIDTGDLRPASSNLFTFMLLDYIWSGARLRHRIGETPSVRDDYVINLIIDEAAPLLQSELVRDDMIPDGREFGLAMEVIVHFAEQVKADALDVASYKEILRNINTKLIGKLAVDDELVMTLFHEGIESEELVDRITSLPRGEWVAQLPDTGFMTDIPELVTLLPVDIPAGHTASGDPVTTETVSPYGILYSDAADEMSRRTRDDYCLLPGSNTKPSAQQVSNAKAEPSGPSVTPDGLPQSPATSGSSGDSGATNNLGTSLGGGRSPTAKRNEKGSASKPREDGDEDDGGTHPRPVPTDDLVDDLDATKSSTTRATRPPADSAGTKPDSEPVPNQQKADSGGKGESPDGGPNADSEIDTTLSVDERRFLTEVVTTVNGRHPTFDILDSMAAIKNQFSDIDLEKLEDLGYLEVHEDLSRIYYTVTGDGQMACGASVATGENQGDVNEKTVHKVLVEALARSLANDRTNQYFISKYSLIDDGAAKPDLAAYDGERLALIGEAISNSPPYLIVKHFDDYNAVAAERKVWIVPNISVAWEIVRALSNAGRIGELPAKREGLTYEDLNAEIWGENSDWEFAGGRELIRELE
- a CDS encoding TrbC/VirB2 family protein, which translates into the protein MNILRTSQPVKSISTALIALLVLVPLMVAPVAAQEVGGDPDDVTGDAGTDNFEGILNNMYDVVMTGLRYVGLIALAAGGVLYFTARKNSDRAENGMKIGIGGAALTLFYFGMNTVIGLLEYIAGGA
- a CDS encoding amphi-Trp domain-containing protein produces the protein MPEEVLFKSESDQSREEIASYLRKVADNLDSGKAINLKEGSDSVTLNPPARPTFEVKAEREGPAGNMTERSIEFELEWDENDAGDDSGSGQLEIE
- a CDS encoding Ig-like domain-containing protein, whose product is MSSPGEEGKSPFARILSCSRTWLHSVAAFRQKIILVVLLPAIVFSSVTMPVSANSLAPIYEVPTPTPGVETFHDGTFRILANNDEDVSPSYFDSDPGTDETYLGYPSALGDEVMPSADALYATTTGDVYRTHLSDSVPIPYQDEWVTYTEWQRSGGTPARFYPVSSDSTVPTDSSGQWQVVTRNRNLEPRTVYNAQVYRNPLTDELEILNSDDALVYTARSATIQERYLHIRDQYLQYSDDSSRAAVPMFDGEEVYPTASGGSVPLPHGPGSSETISDAWIGISDVRESAWYRDSYVTDNADLGAYILYDYRASAPDDFTSRSSCTRTHTVTRTVTVGNETKTVTDTHTHRYPRTRWAEFDLVDSSATVTSVSLDRPGYDGDSALVENEEGIWMATDGGRDRSPEFSPGEYELTATLEVESEVEARWGVRSSRCSEYERSQSYTRTLTRSHSVPVTIIDADASGLEIDVTVLDGVESDRTIVQWDGDQDLTGAPWSSIELEIGDASFSVDSPWRFYGVSQTTHVEERSGSDSETYPVTHTQGDAWPALVHSVTSVGNVSVSAAYGPDGEYGGLWIEESTVIDEEIPGTELPAGVVDEANGSPTYLFERLEGEFRPRDARVDEALNVRASTVFDTQVPDANIDAHIVTSELSELVVADTVPGDDPSDRRVLLRLTDPDGNPIPNREIALSGAVDESVTTNGDGEAWTTLDGPYLRASYSGDDLAGSDGRYFEGDFTTYMAPYSYDGWGATGTVERYLEAAIGSVLMFVEWIALGLLAFWWRKYISRREAPQ